The region tacaggattaacctcatcctctagcgcttgcgatgagcgaggcagccatggagtgccttcttgacgtcggtacgctggctctccctcatcctcaacactaccggcagcgcccttagcagcgatctcatcctcatcctcaggcagcggatcgccatctccatcctcgaaagtatcctcatcctcgccaacgatatcttcagcttgcgcggaggcagctgtttgggtggcttgcagctcaggctcggacaacgggctttgacggcgcggcggggcagtcgctggaggcgacggcagcgcctcacggcggacacgtttaggcgttaaatgggtaggattttgtctagttgctggcgctctacgcttctgggaggacgggttaacgccttgatcgaatggctgcttcggcttacgctggcgcttgggcggcatcccaacagcagctagattgagctcgcaacaagctccacacaaacaaaacgctatacacgaacgatttagagtacaggactagcttcatgggcttctggaggtgggaaacggctgctgcattaatttactaacaaattactatgggagttgatgttcttgggcaccaagctaaccagatccaggcggctcaaggtatttcgaaaaccacaataGAAGTACAATCTCCGCAGAGCCTCGGTAATGATTCCTCGCCCATTTACCCGCGTCCCTCCCCTACCGACAAAGCGTCTCACTCTTCGGACGTCTTGTGGAAACTGGCCCTGTCATTTCCATTCAGCTCGCAAAATGATGTAAGCTGGGCCCATCCAATATAAGGCGACAGGGATACGGAGGTCTGTTTCAAAAGTTCTTGCTGACAGGGGTTGTCTCAATTACTACCGAAATACCGCCGTACCGCGGACTAGCTTAGTCTCTGCCCTCTTTGTACTCGTTGCCACCATTAAGTTCAATTATTTTTTGAACATGAACTGGAATCCGCTCTATCCAAGCTTGTATTTGGTGTTGAGGTAGCTCAAGCCAGGCCTGCTCCCAGGCCTTGGCGCCCTCTGCTCTGCTTTTTGGAGCACCTCTCCTGGTTGTTCTCCTCTTCAACCATGACCAGGCAGGCTCGATAGCATTAAGATCAGGTGAATTGCCACACCAAATAAGCTTCTCAACACTCTCTTTTTGGTATACAAAGCGCTGAGCGTAATGAGCGTGAGAGGGAGCTTTATCCTCTTGAACGAGAGTACTAGGTCTCTGTTTTTGACACTCCTTAGCAAAGGGGATAAGCTTTGGGATGAGAATCTGAGACTGGTAACGCCACCAGTCAATCCCACCGTGAGCGCTCCCACGAGCCAGCTTGCCAGTCTCTCTACTCCATCTCCATTGAGGTGTTTTGCCTGGCTTGGTGCGTAATCCAAGTCTCCTCACCCCAGTTATAAGCTCCCACTCCTCTCTCATGAGAGGCTCTAGAGCCTCATTCATCTCAGCAATCTTATCAGCTGCCTCTCTCTTCTCCTGAGCAGTCTCTGGTCTCCATATATGGAAGGGGCCCTTGCAATCGTcagactttccaacaagcaagtaaagcaagtcaccgctctaaacttgacttgcttggttcaaacataggctttacttgacttgcttggggtgatttttttacttgcttgacttgcttgtattacttgcaagtacttggattacttgactactacaaagagattaagctacatacaaattaccaaaactcagtgttccactctagtatgttgtaatctcctacaagctgctcatctgaaagcttagcctcgctacagttgtacggtttataaccagctcgcacccatgaccttactaattgaagagctgcgagtagctcactgcccagagcacgtcgtttaggttcaagaaggtcgccaagctcactgaagaggcgctcacagtcgctgcttgatgctgggatagtcatgatatcgattgcaaactgcgctaaatgcgggtatttcggcagtagttgtatccagtattggacaggatttccatctgcgttgtactgctcctgcgtccactgcggctcttgtgttttccagcgctcaaactcgtcaagtggagcctctcgcagtgatcggaatggtctggtctgacttggtcttggtctggtctagaccgccaagacttggtctggtctggcgattttttgagaccgtggtcggaccggtctagatgatcggaccggtccggctataaataggtccacgtgactagatcttagactaatctagccagaaaatttagcacaatatgagtcattaagatcaaggtaagtcttctacttacatagaacaatcaagtccttaacaacctacttatatactattgttatggagccttcaacaccaacctcaccgtccccatcgaatattataagactagatttaacgtctcttactccatctcctatccccacgtcatcacccacccctatactatcacccactcctattcaatatcacgaatctccagatgagttcgtgcagggcggtatcacgtacgtgaaacgtgcaataattgcaaggaaggatttccgtcaaggtacatcacacatctggaagtacggactccaatacattcgagatagcgataagaaagaggtgtattactgccatgagtgcagggttgggaagagcaagcaagagttgtttgtcatcaatggcacttctaggatccggaatcacctggaacagaagcaccagattgatccccagagtggcatcaagcgaaagggttctgtacggaagtctataatcgaccagcaaaaggatggggctgcttccagcatctttttctggaaggagtcagtagagaagtttaaagagcttctaattcgttggattgtgtactgccatatcgccttctttcaattagagaaccagtactttcgtgaactactcctctttttaaatccggcactactcaaccacctcccgaaggctgcgaagactatccgaagctgggtaatgaatgcattcatatcgaagaagcaacagcttagggaggacctacaccattcacggagtaggatctctatctcctttgatctctggacttcaccaaacccttacgctatcctaggcgtcgtcgctatgtggattgatactaccggcatgcgacgtgttaccgctttaggtatgcgacgtatatacggcgaacatactggagagaatcttggatcggtggtccttgaattgctggaagaatacgacattagcggagatcagattggatactttatgctggataatgcctcggcaaatgataccgctgttgagtttatactcaaggatctctgcccatggatgaagtcaaaacaacgtcgtcatcgccggctgcgttgcttgggccatgtcatcaacctctgttgccaggcgttccttatggggcgaaactgtgagaagtatcttgcgaagctggagaagcatcatcaacgtggcgactatacgaaggtggaagagctctggaagaagttcggatgtttgggtcgtcttcacaacctggtgcgatacatcaggcttactccacaacggcgtgaggagtttgctacaattattatcggcggagatctttcgcaattcgacgggcttgagcttatccagaacaactcgacccgctggaactcatggttttattcgattacacgtgcattaaatgttcgagaacgtttagagctcttctcggctcgtcatgtacctggaaagggctccgtagggatcgcgaactttaagcttgatggacagcactggtttgagcttgaaaagattgaactcgctctcaaagacttctatgctgcaactttgctttctgaaggtaagaagacgtcacttgcggactggttttcaactttggactgccttctccgggagataagcgagacgaaggatcactaccacgacatccacactgaggacgataacaactttacatggaagtaccttcaaggctgcgctgatgctgcttggttaaagtgcgttgagtactataacaatcagcagctgaattggcaaaatcgattccctgaagatactgaccttccaccggcatattatgcggctcaaatccttgatccatatcgcaagtggggatggttcaggcaagagtgggttcttcatggcgacgaagagaagaagaggtggtttgaaaacgcacaattagcggtgaagcatctctgggagacagagtataagggaaggtaccctgtcgagatgctgccaccaccagccaggaaggagagagatcctgacccagcatttgatcgccagcgggaacataagcgcattcgaatagacgctccagtttctacaactgatttgtatgaacaatacatctctactgaccggcttcataacgaagaggcaggttgcaatgaggctattgcgtactggctatctcgctacgactcccaacgagatctcgctcgcttcgctctagacatgtttgcgatctcgcctatgtcggatgaatgcgaacgtctttttagtagcgcgaagcttactatcgtcgatcgccgtggtaggctgaaggcagatattatagaagcgtgcgagtgtctccgggcctggtatggaaagccccaagctgaggggaacagcgatatcgaggatagtgagaacgaagacgactagattgacagtcagtagtaaaacacatttcctcggcttccttctttgcttcagcctcattcttggcggtcttgttggtcggaccggtctggtcggaccggtccttatgtaagcacctggtctggtctggtctgtaccctcagaccagaccagaccagaccattccgatcactggcctctcggtcattgttgcggctaagtatagcaataattgcctcgtctatgttgttgctactcggcgcagttgtataccgctggcgtgctcgttgaggtttgtatgccgcccaaagctgttggaacgacgcgttggcactagtaagccaatcagctttgtctgcccacgccacatcgcagtagttcttgtagtacgggtgtaggcaaacagcggcgtagtaagcgggcgagtcgtcgagcttgttgtagtagtcgttggctttgctccacgcggcgcggaggttgacgttgaggtgatcctctggagcctcggcatgagcgttgaagtcgacgtgctcgaacgggcgcgcccgggcctcaagcttgctgagtacgtactcaaaaacgggtataacctcatagattgcgccgtatttgccatccttagagcgtccctcgaggcgttttgtggcgtacttgagcggctctaagcagtcctggtactctgcaatcaccgcccagtcagcagctcggagcccagttgatctcatccagtttggggcgtcgggccgcttattattccgctgcgcagcgtgcgcatcttcaaggataaccctattgatatgatgctcagcgtacaagttatacgcggcttgaagcttggtagcgcgctcaaaagcagcatagtatgagttccagcgagtgacgacaggcttgactggctcgagtactttgagacgcccttcagcaggcaggttgttgttggcaaggcgctggtagccacgaaaaagctcgtactgttgcggcgttttgatatagttgatgacgtcaactagcactccaatagggccatctttccgccactctcgcatatactgctcctcggtattgtactgctcttgagtgttgccgtaggcgtctttgttggtgccaaatataatagcctggccgatgaggttaagcgtgtgacaactgcagcggaggcgccggtgagcggactcaaattcgtactcgcgcgcgagcgcggcgatcgcagtgtcgttgttggtagcgttgtcgagtacaaaatagcctaatcggtcgcttgttattccgtatgctgagagcgtcgtcgagatagctttggcaatagcctcaccggtgtgggcgccagcgagctcaggcagatcgattggtaagtctcgtattattccagctgcgtcggcaaagtgagcgactactccaaagaagccacgtttaccaccctttgttgtccagccatcaaagcttacgtgtattttgcttactgagcctgacagggtgtcgataacttgcggtcgtatagaccggaacaacctcatcacaaaggtagaaacgctggtattacttacccacaacgctgcctctgcctctgggttggcaaatctcatcatctctctaaaatcaggcgtcgtaagttcgctgagcgggtggtttcggttaacaagccacatgacagtggctgttcgaaagccctctacgtcgaagtttccaaacgcgttagcagtgttttgttgtacgtctaaaccagcgtcaaaagcttgccgcaacgacagctggcctcgagctctctgcgctaactttgggccatctttcgtaaggttgtggccaggctttggttggctgagatgggtggctgctgaggttgtagcctgagtaatgttaaacaaaccaccacggccagcgtcgatagttttgtgtacatggcagtacttgcacacaaaccagattcgagatgtagcatggcgctcaacaacgcggtagccatactgaaagatccaactttttgggcgcttagaacgcgccaatggcttgataaaatcaggtaaacgtgcccagtcaatgccgtcaaagttctcaactagtgcgctgtttgtctcatcctgaccaccctctccagcctcagttgtagccaccgtgccagctcggctgccctcggtgggcgcgacaatctcagcctccgcctgcgactctaagaactgcaactcgaaggtaggtattggcggcgaggcgttagcctggcttgcggcagctagggttttgcgaggtgatcgacgctgaggtctaggcttagatgcaggcttagatgcaggctcaggtgaagcctcaggagttgaggcgacgttgttggtggcagcggctactttcgtacgtttgctccgagcagaagtttgtggtaggcgacgtttggccatattgggggtatcagggcagtataaatcactggaaaacgcgttgctataggggatactgcattgcgataggcttctagacaggcgtacgtcgagattggagcaatgcgctagactaaggctaacgttatttgatagccgcttagcctgtttgggactcaaccgaggcaactgcaacacttcaaaaccatcgcgacatctaccgtacagcagttttagcaccctcatcacagtaacgctaaaacaaccaagtaaaccaagtaagccaagcaagcaaagtatcttgacttgacttgcttgcttagctgcccagctcttacttgacttgcttgcttggtttaaaccaagcaagtcaagcaagtaatccaagtcaacttgctttttggaaagtctgattattgatggccataagagccaccaatctctagagttccaggagctctgcaaggagaacaatatccatacgctctgtatgcctcctcactcatctcacctactccagccacttgatgttggctgcttctcgccattgaagcgcgcgtacagccgtgaggtggagagcctcatgcgcaaccacatcaaccacatcactaagctagagtttctgccagcatTCAAGATAGCGTTTGATAGAGCATTCACACCAGCCAacatctgctcagccttccgcggcgcaggccttgttcctttacaaccagaggctgttctatcaaaggtagatgtacagctgcgtacacctactcctccagcagctctaccagaggctccctgggtagctcaaacgccgagcaacgcgcgtgagcttgaggctcagtcaagcctcatacgtgagcgcgtgcgccagcacaagagctcatcaccagcttcaattattatagcaattgaccagctaaagaaaggcgctgaggtgatgatgctctcttCTGAGCTAATGCGggatcggatctctagtcttgagaaaGCCAACAGCGCAGCGTCAgcgcgtaggcggcgctctaaaaagcatatacagaagcatggagtacttACAAaaggagctggagaggatatactggctcaaaatgaggctgaccagcagattgctcatgaagagcgtcaaggaggagcaCGATCAGGCgtcagccagcgggctcaaaggcgctgcaccaggtgcaaggagactgggcacaactcacgcacatgcaacactaatactattaatatagagtaatctactgtattactatctagcaataatattatcgcgttgttgagatgtATCGCTTtgaagttgcaaaagttggtggggtgggccgctcgcttgcgtgggccgctcgcttgccaaccatgttatAGCTCTCTTAAATAGTAGTGCTAATTAGAGCAACAGCAGCGCTACccttgtcagatattcactctcatctggaatactgatgaaataggtaataatggtgatgatgttgatgattgattgtgtgttggttctgtctacggttgtgggcacacctggggggtgccaagccttcctgtgatccgattggctctcacagatgccaggtcgcgctagtctaacccagcgtctgtacgctctcatcttcaacagtgctattatctgacaagagcgtacagacgctgggtcagactagcgcgacccggcatctataagagccaatcggatcacaggaaggcttggcaccccccaggtgtgcccacaaccgtagacagaaccgaaacacaatcaatcatcaatatcatcaccatttttacctatttcatcagtattccagacgagagtgaatatctgacaagaGGAGATTCTAGAATAGATATAACCTAGTTGTCAGATtagatgagatattgcacaaaagtgatggatgttcatgattgattgtattgttctctgttctaaggtgcgcgctgagagttttgttctgctaagacgctaacccattattagctagcggtgtcggcactttcggctcgacacgcctgctatctgacacaccccctcagcttggaaggCATATTGCAAGCTGCATAAACTGGTTGATCGATCCTACATAATGAGGCCTTCCAGTTGCTCTTGCACCTCCTTAAGCTCAATCTCTCTGAGCGGGGCTTCTTCGCGCTCGACGAGTCCCAGTTGATCAAGGAACCTGGCCCAtttattggctggcagtggCTTTGTGAACccgtctgcgatcatgttgtcagacggCACATACTCTACCTTGATCACCTTTCGGGTAACCTCTTGTCGtagccagtgattgtgtatATCAACGTGCCGAAGTTTTGTTTGAAGTTTGGCTACGTCCTCTGTgaccacagtccgcaacaatcaattaagtgggtcctagaaggttcagattggattgattgattaccgctttaagcctagtagttacctataggagtttaagccctacctagataggtaagtgggtctaggagagtgaccggattgaattgattgttgcggagtctatcTGTGACTAGTCGGATGGTCTGTTGGTTGTCGCATTTGATTGTGATTGTTGGATCGCTCAGAGTTACCCGAAGCTCCCTCAGCAGTCGCGACGTGAATATGGCCTCCTTGGCCACCTGGGAAAGAGCAAGTAATTCTGCTTCCGTGGTTGAAGTAGTAACGGTATCCTGCTTGCTTGCTCTCCAGGAGATGAGGCCGCCAAACAGCTTAATGGCGTAGCCTTGTGAGCTCTTcccagactccgcaacaatcaatcgatcgacatgattgattcctatataggttaaagagttact is a window of Pyrenophora tritici-repentis strain M4 chromosome 2, whole genome shotgun sequence DNA encoding:
- a CDS encoding Dimer-Tnp-hAT domain containing protein, which encodes MAKRRLPQTSARSKPAASQANASPPIPTFELQFLESQAEAEIVAPTEGSRAGTVATTEAGEGGQDETNSALVENFDGIDWARLPDFIKPLARSKRPKSWIFQYGYRVVERHATSRIWFVCKYCHVHKTIDAGRGGLFNITQATTSAATHLSQPKPGHNLTKDGPKLAQRARGQLSLRQAFDAGLDVQQNTANAFGNFDVEGFRTATVMWLVNRNHPLSELTTPDFREMMRFANPEAEAALWVSNTSVSTFVMRLFRSIRPQVIDTLSGSVSKIHVSFDGWTTKGGKRGFFGVVAHFADAAGIIRDLPIDLPELAGAHTGEAIAKAISTTLSAYGITSDRLGYFVLDNATNNDTAIAALAREYEFESAHRRLRCSCHTLNLIGQAIIFGTNKDAYGNTQEQYNTEEQYMREWRKDGPIGVLVDVINYIKTPQQYELFRGYQRLANNNLPAEGRLKVLEPVKPVVTRWNSYYAAFERATKLQAAYNLYAEHHINRVILEDAHAAQRNNKRPDAPNWMRSTGLRAADWAVIAEYQDCLEPLKYATKRLEGRSKDGKYGAIYEVIPVFEYVLSKLEARARPFEHVDFNAHAEAPEDHLNVNLRAAWSKANDYYNKLDDSPAYYAAVCLHPYYKNYCDVAWADKADWLTSANASFQQLWAAYKPQRARQRYTTAPTATMTERPVIGMVWSGLV